One Candidatus Margulisiibacteriota bacterium DNA window includes the following coding sequences:
- a CDS encoding helix-turn-helix transcriptional regulator: protein MDMEKDVTDKELKRLISQKLKQLRKKSGKTIEETAQDLDLDYSIFYNLYNGRRLPRLTTLVKLSRRYGLPIEYWFKDLAKMPPKNTAWAERRAAEFNLLKNFNRLDGPTRQVMSRVLQKLGKGRG from the coding sequence ATGGACATGGAAAAAGACGTGACGGACAAAGAATTAAAACGCCTGATCAGCCAGAAATTAAAACAGCTGCGGAAAAAAAGCGGTAAAACTATTGAAGAAACCGCGCAGGATTTGGATCTGGATTATTCGATATTTTACAATCTCTACAATGGCCGGCGGCTGCCCCGCCTGACGACGCTGGTCAAACTGAGCCGCCGCTATGGTTTGCCGATAGAATATTGGTTTAAGGATTTGGCCAAAATGCCGCCGAAAAATACGGCTTGGGCGGAACGCCGCGCCGCGGAATTTAACCTGCTCAAAAATTTTAACCGTTTGGACGGGCCGACCCGACAGGTAATGTCCCGCGTTTTGCAAAAACTCGGCAAAGGGCGGGGTTAA
- the ilvD gene encoding dihydroxy-acid dehydratase, translated as MRSDNVKQGPARAAHRALLRATGLRDGDFRKPFIGVANAYTNIIPGHLHLNKLAEAVKTEIVQAGGVPLEFGVIGVCDGIAMGHEGMKYSLGSRELIADSVETMGQAHCFDAIVLLPNCDKIVPGMIMGACRLNIPTIVLSGGPMLAGERNGQKLDLNSVFEAVGRFNQGLISAEEFHAIECAACPGPGSCSGMFTANSMNCLCEALGLALPGNGTIPAVDPRRVDLARQAGKQIVELVKKDLKIRDILKKEAFDNALALDMALGCSTNSALHLPAIAYEAGLEITLRLINEVSEKVAHLCDLAPAGPDHLEDLDRAGGVMAVLNELDKKSILQRDLPTVTGRSIAENYKNHPVLEHKVIAPIDKPYHDKGGLAALFGNIARDGAVVKQSAVAPAMLKHSGPAKVFDSEDAAYQAITGGKIVKGDVVVIRYEGPQGGPGMREMLLPTSTIAGMGLDKDVALITDGRFSGATRGASIGHISPEAMAGGEIALLKDGDIIEIDIPQKTLNARISAPEMERRRQAWQKPEPKIKTGYLARYAKLVTSANLGAVVQ; from the coding sequence ATGCGTTCGGACAATGTCAAACAGGGCCCGGCTCGGGCGGCGCACCGCGCTTTGCTGCGCGCGACGGGGCTGCGGGACGGGGATTTTCGCAAGCCGTTCATCGGCGTGGCCAATGCTTACACTAATATTATCCCCGGGCATCTGCATTTAAATAAATTGGCCGAGGCGGTCAAAACGGAGATCGTCCAGGCCGGCGGCGTGCCTTTGGAGTTCGGCGTGATCGGCGTCTGTGACGGCATCGCCATGGGGCATGAGGGCATGAAATATTCGCTGGGCTCGCGGGAATTGATCGCGGACTCGGTTGAGACCATGGGGCAGGCGCATTGCTTTGACGCCATAGTTCTCCTGCCCAATTGCGACAAGATCGTGCCGGGCATGATCATGGGCGCCTGCCGCCTCAATATTCCGACGATAGTTTTATCCGGCGGGCCGATGCTGGCCGGTGAGCGCAACGGCCAAAAATTAGACTTGAATTCCGTATTTGAAGCGGTCGGCCGGTTTAATCAAGGGCTGATTTCGGCAGAGGAATTTCACGCTATTGAGTGCGCGGCCTGCCCCGGGCCGGGTTCCTGCTCGGGCATGTTCACGGCCAATTCCATGAACTGTTTGTGCGAAGCTCTGGGTCTGGCTCTGCCGGGCAACGGCACGATACCGGCGGTGGATCCGCGGCGCGTCGATCTGGCGCGCCAGGCCGGAAAACAAATTGTGGAGCTGGTCAAAAAAGATCTGAAGATCCGCGACATCCTCAAAAAAGAAGCGTTCGATAACGCGCTGGCGCTGGATATGGCGCTCGGCTGCTCGACAAACTCCGCGCTGCATCTGCCGGCCATCGCCTACGAGGCTGGCCTGGAGATCACTTTGCGCCTGATCAATGAGGTTTCGGAAAAAGTCGCGCATCTCTGCGATCTGGCGCCAGCTGGCCCAGACCATCTGGAAGACCTTGACCGCGCGGGCGGCGTCATGGCCGTGCTGAATGAACTGGATAAAAAAAGCATTTTGCAGAGAGATCTGCCGACCGTGACCGGACGATCTATTGCTGAAAATTATAAAAACCATCCGGTATTGGAGCATAAAGTTATCGCGCCGATCGACAAACCCTATCATGACAAAGGCGGGCTGGCCGCGCTTTTCGGCAATATTGCCCGTGACGGCGCGGTCGTGAAACAATCGGCTGTCGCTCCCGCGATGCTCAAACACAGCGGCCCGGCAAAAGTATTTGACAGCGAGGATGCGGCTTATCAGGCGATCACCGGCGGCAAGATCGTCAAAGGCGATGTGGTGGTGATCCGTTACGAGGGTCCTCAGGGCGGTCCGGGTATGCGCGAAATGCTGCTGCCGACTTCGACGATCGCCGGTATGGGGCTGGATAAAGATGTGGCGCTGATCACCGACGGCCGGTTTTCCGGCGCGACGCGCGGCGCGTCCATCGGCCATATTTCTCCCGAAGCTATGGCTGGTGGCGAGATCGCTTTGCTCAAAGACGGCGATATTATTGAGATCGATATTCCGCAGAAAACGCTCAACGCGCGGATTTCCGCGCCGGAAATGGAGCGGCGCCGCCAGGCCTGGCAAAAACCAGAGCCGAAAATCAAGACCGGCTATCTGGCGCGCTATGCCAAGCTGGTAACTTCGGCCAATTTAGGCGCGGTCGTGCAATAA